The following coding sequences lie in one Aquabacterium olei genomic window:
- a CDS encoding leucyl aminopeptidase, with product MDYRSTVAHGPALSQLNADALLVVFTADQGSTGDPVLDQIARDAIAAGDFALKAGKSLYVHRPAGVKASRVVLLAAADATPKALKAAVAKGVAHIKDLGAAHAALAVAAGVTLEAAHAHALVLAVADATYIYTHTKPSAPKPGQLRKVTLACTQDEAAGVKRGLAEGQAVAEGVTLARELGNRPGNHCTPSFLASEAKRLGREFKSLKVEVLDRPALEKLGMGSFLSVTNGSAQPPKFIILRYQGAAASQAPLVLVGKGITFDTGGISIKPSAGMDEMKFDMGGAASVLGTFRAVAELQPRINLIGLVPACENMPSGTATKPGDVVTSMSGQTIEVLNTDAEGRLILCDALTYAERLKPAAVIDIATLTGACVIALGNQHSGLFSADDELAQALLKAGQQAQDTAWRMPLDDEYAEGLKSNFADIANVGGREGGAITAACFLAKFTKAYRWAHLDIAGSAWKSGGAKGGTGRPVGLLTRFILDQAAAGKEAIVPRAVKAVKAVKAAGSSRTTPLRQETAAAPTRAPRVRTARVSAASNKV from the coding sequence ATGGACTACCGCTCCACCGTGGCCCACGGGCCCGCCCTGTCCCAGCTCAATGCCGATGCGCTGCTGGTGGTTTTCACGGCCGATCAGGGCAGCACGGGTGATCCGGTGCTGGACCAGATCGCCAGGGACGCCATCGCCGCCGGCGACTTCGCGCTCAAGGCGGGCAAGAGCCTGTACGTGCATCGACCGGCGGGCGTGAAGGCCTCGCGCGTGGTGCTGCTGGCCGCGGCCGATGCCACCCCCAAGGCGCTGAAGGCCGCCGTGGCCAAGGGCGTGGCCCACATCAAGGACCTCGGTGCGGCCCACGCCGCTCTGGCCGTGGCCGCCGGTGTGACGCTGGAAGCGGCCCACGCCCACGCCCTGGTGCTGGCCGTGGCCGATGCCACCTACATCTATACGCACACCAAGCCGAGCGCGCCCAAGCCCGGGCAGCTGCGCAAGGTGACGCTGGCCTGCACGCAGGACGAGGCCGCTGGCGTCAAGCGCGGTCTGGCTGAAGGCCAGGCGGTGGCCGAAGGCGTGACGCTGGCCCGCGAGCTGGGCAACCGCCCGGGCAACCACTGCACCCCGAGCTTTCTGGCCAGCGAAGCCAAGCGCCTGGGCCGCGAGTTCAAGTCGCTCAAGGTCGAGGTGCTCGATCGCCCGGCCCTGGAAAAGCTCGGCATGGGCTCCTTCCTGTCGGTCACCAACGGCTCGGCGCAGCCGCCCAAATTCATCATCCTGCGCTACCAGGGCGCGGCCGCGAGCCAGGCGCCGCTGGTGCTGGTGGGCAAGGGCATCACGTTCGACACGGGCGGCATCTCGATCAAGCCGAGCGCCGGCATGGACGAAATGAAGTTCGACATGGGCGGCGCGGCCAGCGTGCTGGGCACCTTCCGTGCCGTGGCCGAACTGCAGCCGCGCATCAACCTGATCGGCCTGGTGCCCGCATGCGAGAACATGCCCAGCGGCACGGCCACCAAGCCGGGCGATGTGGTCACCAGCATGTCGGGCCAGACGATCGAGGTGCTCAACACCGACGCAGAGGGCCGCCTGATCCTGTGCGACGCGCTGACCTATGCCGAGCGCCTGAAACCGGCTGCCGTGATCGACATCGCCACGCTGACCGGCGCCTGCGTGATCGCGCTGGGCAACCAGCACAGCGGCCTGTTCTCGGCGGACGACGAGCTGGCACAGGCGCTGCTGAAGGCCGGCCAGCAGGCACAGGACACCGCCTGGCGCATGCCGCTGGACGACGAGTACGCCGAAGGCCTGAAGAGCAACTTCGCCGACATCGCCAACGTGGGCGGCCGCGAGGGTGGGGCCATCACGGCGGCCTGCTTCCTAGCGAAGTTCACCAAGGCCTACCGCTGGGCCCACCTCGACATTGCCGGCTCGGCGTGGAAGTCGGGGGGCGCCAAGGGTGGCACCGGTCGCCCGGTCGGTCTGCTGACGCGCTTCATCCTGGACCAGGCCGCGGCCGGCAAGGAGGCCATCGTGCCGCGTGCTGTGAAGGCCGTGAAAGCTGTGAAGGCGGCTGGATCGTCACGCACGACCCCACTGCGGCAGGAAACTGCCGCCGCACCGACCCGCGCGCCGCGCGTCCGCACGGCCCGCGTGAGTGCCGCTTCGAACAAGGTCTGA
- the lptF gene encoding LPS export ABC transporter permease LptF, whose translation MLFDSSVRRELWRSFMATLVVLLTVVLTMVLIRILGQATKGAFAPADVSLILSYTVVTQLPVLLALALFVSVVSVLSRMWRDSEMVVWQASGARQFSFLRPLLRMAWPIVALVAASTLVARPWAYDQTEVLRHRFEKRSDMARIAPGQFQASADGKRVFFIDSHSDGQTTGRNVFMVLTDEGTESVVTAREGQLQVDKGMRYLILNNGERIQTRLDTGEITSAHFDRARVLVGEAPDAGSAAPELRAMSTTDLLADRSREARGELVWRLGLVWAALNMVLAGLALAAGNSRRNSSWNLVYALLLFVVYFNLLTLTQSWVTQGKMKWAPAVLGVHGGLTMALLALIAWRDGAFRMLGRRPQEARA comes from the coding sequence ATGTTATTCGATTCCTCCGTGCGCCGTGAACTCTGGCGCAGTTTCATGGCCACGCTCGTGGTGCTGCTCACCGTGGTGCTCACCATGGTGCTCATCCGCATCCTGGGTCAGGCCACCAAGGGCGCTTTTGCGCCGGCCGACGTGAGCCTGATCCTCAGCTACACCGTCGTCACACAGCTGCCGGTGCTGCTGGCGCTCGCGCTGTTCGTGTCGGTCGTGTCGGTGCTCAGCCGCATGTGGCGCGACAGCGAGATGGTGGTCTGGCAGGCCAGCGGTGCGCGGCAATTCAGCTTTCTGCGCCCGCTGCTGCGCATGGCCTGGCCCATCGTGGCGCTGGTGGCGGCCAGCACGCTGGTGGCGCGTCCGTGGGCTTATGACCAGACCGAGGTCCTGCGGCACCGCTTCGAGAAGCGCTCCGACATGGCGCGCATCGCCCCGGGTCAGTTTCAGGCATCTGCCGATGGCAAGCGCGTGTTCTTCATCGACAGCCACAGCGACGGCCAGACCACCGGGCGCAATGTCTTCATGGTGCTGACCGATGAAGGCACCGAATCGGTCGTCACGGCGCGCGAAGGGCAACTGCAGGTCGACAAGGGCATGCGCTACCTGATCCTGAACAACGGCGAGCGCATCCAGACCCGACTGGACACGGGCGAGATCACCAGCGCCCACTTCGACCGTGCCCGGGTGCTGGTGGGCGAGGCGCCGGACGCCGGCTCGGCTGCTCCGGAGCTGCGCGCCATGTCGACCACCGACCTCCTGGCCGACCGCAGCCGCGAGGCGCGCGGCGAACTGGTCTGGCGCCTGGGCCTGGTGTGGGCTGCCCTCAACATGGTGCTGGCCGGCCTCGCCCTGGCCGCCGGCAACAGCCGCCGCAACAGCAGCTGGAACCTGGTTTACGCGCTGCTTCTTTTCGTCGTCTACTTCAACCTGCTGACGCTCACGCAGTCGTGGGTCACACAGGGCAAGATGAAGTGGGCGCCGGCCGTGCTGGGCGTGCATGGCGGGCTGACCATGGCGCTGCTGGCCCTGATCGCCTGGCGTGACGGCGCCTTCCGCATGCTGGGCCGCCGCCCGCAGGAGGCCCGCGCATGA
- the lptG gene encoding LPS export ABC transporter permease LptG encodes MKTVRRLIFGTIVRHVALVALAFSALFFFIDFVDEVRNLGRLGYKLHHVLWTCVLMQGAHLYDLFPIALLIGAILALSRLAQTSEFTILRTGGLGPGRALSLLGLLGVLAAAIMVWIGNWYVPWSEAQLQVHKAQFSTRQGLKLGQSGAWLRERRAQPDGSTHLITVSVGKAVRQDQFGDVRIFEFDDSGRLLRRLSARQADVSAGGDDVGSVWQLREVNETLWLTHDLLGEEAVREARPVVREQTHVQLAWQSSLTPLVVSASVLPPDTMSTLALWRYTRHLASNAQAAQRYEIEFWKKSFYPVVCLVMVALALPFAYLHARSGGMSLKIFGGIMLGISFVLANHISSHLGLLHQWQPWLAAAAPSALYLLLSMSAFVWLVRYR; translated from the coding sequence ATGAAGACCGTTCGCCGACTGATCTTCGGCACCATCGTGCGCCACGTGGCGCTGGTGGCACTGGCCTTCTCGGCCCTGTTCTTCTTCATCGACTTTGTCGACGAAGTGCGCAACCTGGGCCGTCTGGGCTACAAGCTGCACCACGTGCTGTGGACCTGCGTGCTGATGCAGGGCGCCCACCTGTATGACCTCTTCCCCATCGCATTGCTGATCGGCGCCATCCTGGCGCTGTCCAGGCTGGCGCAGACCTCAGAGTTCACCATCCTGCGCACAGGCGGCCTGGGGCCCGGCCGGGCGCTGAGCCTGCTCGGGCTGCTGGGCGTGCTGGCCGCGGCCATCATGGTGTGGATCGGCAACTGGTACGTGCCCTGGTCCGAGGCGCAGCTGCAGGTGCACAAGGCGCAGTTCAGCACCCGCCAGGGCCTGAAGCTGGGCCAGTCGGGCGCCTGGCTGCGTGAACGGCGCGCCCAGCCCGATGGCAGCACCCACCTGATCACGGTCAGCGTGGGCAAGGCCGTGCGGCAGGACCAGTTCGGCGACGTGCGCATCTTCGAGTTCGACGACAGCGGACGGCTGCTGCGCCGCCTCTCGGCGCGACAGGCCGACGTCAGCGCCGGCGGCGACGACGTCGGCTCGGTGTGGCAGCTGCGCGAGGTGAACGAGACACTGTGGCTCACGCACGACCTGCTGGGCGAGGAAGCCGTGCGCGAGGCCCGCCCCGTGGTGCGCGAGCAGACCCATGTGCAGCTCGCCTGGCAGAGCAGCCTGACACCGCTGGTGGTCTCGGCCTCGGTGCTGCCGCCGGACACGATGTCGACCCTGGCGCTGTGGCGCTATACCCGCCACCTGGCCAGCAACGCCCAGGCAGCGCAGCGCTACGAAATCGAGTTCTGGAAGAAGAGCTTCTACCCCGTGGTGTGCCTGGTGATGGTGGCGCTCGCCCTGCCCTTTGCCTACCTGCACGCACGCAGCGGCGGCATGAGCCTGAAGATCTTTGGCGGCATCATGCTGGGCATCAGCTTCGTGCTGGCCAACCACATCAGCAGCCACCTGGGCCTGTTGCACCAGTGGCAACCGTGGCTGGCCGCCGCCGCACCGAGTGCGCTGTACCTCCTGCTGTCCATGAGCGCCTTCGTGTGGCTCGTGCGTTACCGTTGA
- a CDS encoding sirohydrochlorin chelatase, translated as MSSSASGILLFAHGARDPNWARPFEAAAEALRQRALAAGDAALAAHIRLAFLEFMSPDLPAAGRELAEAGCTAVTVVPLFLGAGGHVRKDLPRLMTELSEAHPDVTWTLSAAVGETALLIQALADSAWQLAHPAQPVA; from the coding sequence ATGTCTTCCTCTGCCTCCGGCATCCTGCTGTTCGCCCACGGCGCCCGCGACCCGAACTGGGCACGCCCCTTCGAGGCCGCCGCGGAAGCCTTGCGCCAGCGCGCCCTTGCCGCAGGCGATGCGGCCCTGGCCGCGCACATTCGCCTGGCCTTTCTCGAATTCATGTCGCCCGACCTGCCGGCCGCCGGCCGTGAACTGGCCGAGGCGGGGTGCACCGCGGTGACGGTGGTGCCGCTGTTTCTGGGCGCTGGCGGGCATGTGCGCAAGGACCTGCCCCGCCTGATGACCGAGCTGTCCGAAGCCCACCCGGATGTGACATGGACGCTGAGCGCGGCCGTGGGCGAGACTGCCCTGCTGATCCAGGCGCTGGCCGACTCGGCCTGGCAGCTCGCGCACCCCGCGCAGCCTGTCGCTTGA